The Alphaproteobacteria bacterium genome contains a region encoding:
- a CDS encoding peroxidase-related enzyme (This protein belongs to a clade of uncharacterized proteins related to peroxidases such as the alkylhydroperoxidase AhpD.): MALDLPPGTLSPTMQAYFKKCEEKLGFVPNVLLAYAFDNAKLEAFAAFYNDLMLAPSGLSKLEREMIAVVVSSQNRCYYCLTAHGAAVRVYSGDPALGELMVMNYRAAKVTKKQRAMLDFAVKMTSESYAIEEDDREALRRARWNDRDIWDIAAVAGFFNMSNRVASATDMRPNAVYHGQGR; encoded by the coding sequence ATGGCGCTCGATCTGCCGCCGGGCACGCTCTCGCCCACGATGCAGGCCTATTTCAAGAAATGCGAGGAGAAGCTCGGCTTCGTGCCGAACGTGCTGCTCGCCTACGCCTTCGACAACGCGAAGCTCGAAGCCTTCGCGGCCTTCTACAACGACCTGATGCTGGCGCCTTCGGGGCTCTCGAAGCTCGAGCGCGAGATGATCGCCGTCGTGGTGTCATCACAGAACCGTTGCTACTACTGCCTCACCGCGCATGGCGCGGCGGTGCGCGTCTATTCGGGCGATCCGGCGCTCGGCGAACTGATGGTGATGAATTACCGGGCCGCGAAGGTGACCAAAAAACAGCGCGCGATGCTCGATTTCGCCGTGAAGATGACGAGCGAATCGTACGCGATCGAGGAAGACGACCGTGAGGCGCTGCGCCGCGCCCGCTGGAACGATCGCGATATCTGGGACATTGCGGCGGTCGCGGGCTTCTTCAATATGTCGAACCGCGTCGCGAGCGCGACCGACATGCGGCCGAACGCGGTGTATCACGGGCAGGGGCGGTAG